The Nitrospirota bacterium genome has a window encoding:
- the hemG gene encoding protoporphyrinogen oxidase — protein sequence MTNLRTVGVIGGGISGLSTAFALCEQAAAAGIPIRCTVVDAASDWGGKIVTHRVGDLVTEAGPDSFLSQKPAGLELCDKLGLTDQLINTNETGKRASVFSRGRLHELPEGLVVITPNQLGPFLRSGLLSWAGLARMGLDLAVPAKRSPEDESLAAFFRRRVGRQAFERMLEPLMAGIYAGDAEQMSLQATFPRFMELEQQYGSVIRGMMKARGAGPSAGESGRKRTMFVSLKNGLSDLVVSLVRRLTDQGVTLRASCAVDALRVRSHQPGRWMYDVILRDGSVLSVDSLVLATPAYVSAELVRPLTPIAGGLLEMIPYSSTATIAMAYPRTAVSGTAEGFGFVVPRAEGRDLIAATWTSLKWPHRAPPDLLLVRCYVGGVGREAILTLDDQALVARVRAELASMCGVTAEPGYVEVNRWMRAMPQYTMGHLDRLAQIEAALSRYGGLILTGAGYRGVGIPDCIRDGAVAAERVVRYLLGERS from the coding sequence GTGACCAATCTTCGTACAGTCGGCGTCATCGGCGGAGGAATCTCAGGTCTCTCGACTGCCTTTGCCCTGTGCGAACAAGCAGCCGCCGCCGGTATCCCGATCCGTTGCACAGTAGTCGACGCCGCTTCTGACTGGGGCGGCAAGATCGTCACCCACCGCGTTGGCGATCTCGTCACAGAGGCAGGACCAGACTCCTTTCTGTCGCAAAAACCAGCCGGCCTTGAACTCTGCGACAAACTGGGGCTGACCGATCAGCTCATCAACACGAACGAAACCGGGAAGCGAGCTTCCGTTTTCTCGCGTGGCCGCCTCCATGAACTTCCAGAGGGACTCGTTGTCATTACACCCAATCAGCTAGGTCCCTTTCTCCGAAGCGGCCTCTTGAGTTGGGCAGGGCTCGCACGGATGGGGCTGGACTTGGCCGTGCCTGCGAAGCGGTCACCGGAGGATGAATCACTGGCGGCTTTCTTCCGGCGGCGTGTCGGCCGGCAGGCATTCGAAAGAATGTTGGAGCCTTTGATGGCCGGCATCTATGCGGGAGACGCAGAGCAAATGAGCCTGCAGGCAACGTTCCCGAGGTTCATGGAGTTGGAGCAGCAGTACGGAAGTGTGATTCGCGGAATGATGAAGGCCCGGGGAGCAGGCCCCTCCGCCGGAGAGTCCGGCCGGAAACGCACCATGTTCGTCAGCCTCAAGAACGGCTTATCGGACCTTGTCGTCAGCCTGGTACGCCGATTGACGGATCAAGGAGTTACACTCAGGGCAAGCTGTGCCGTCGACGCTCTGCGTGTGCGATCCCACCAACCCGGTCGCTGGATGTACGACGTCATCCTCCGCGACGGTTCTGTCCTGTCCGTCGATAGTCTCGTGCTGGCCACCCCTGCCTATGTGTCGGCTGAATTGGTTCGTCCGCTCACGCCGATTGCCGGCGGTTTGCTGGAGATGATTCCCTATTCCTCCACAGCAACGATCGCGATGGCCTATCCAAGGACGGCGGTATCCGGGACAGCGGAGGGATTCGGGTTTGTCGTGCCTCGGGCTGAGGGGCGCGACCTCATTGCCGCGACCTGGACCTCGCTCAAGTGGCCACACCGCGCTCCACCCGATCTACTGCTGGTACGTTGTTACGTCGGCGGAGTCGGGCGGGAAGCTATTTTAACGTTGGATGATCAGGCCTTAGTGGCGCGGGTCAGGGCAGAATTGGCTTCGATGTGCGGTGTGACTGCGGAGCCGGGGTATGTGGAAGTCAATCGCTGGATGAGGGCGATGCCGCAATATACAATGGGTCATCTGGATCGGCTGGCTCAGATTGAGGCGGCACTCAGCCGCTATGGGGGACTGATCCTCACCGGCGCCGGCTATCGGGGGGTCGGGATTCCGGACTGCATCCGTGACGGGGCAGTCGCAGCTGAACGTGTCGTGCGCTACCTGTTAGGGGAACGGTCGTAA
- the hemE gene encoding uroporphyrinogen decarboxylase: protein MFNDRFLKACRREPVDCTPVWFMRQAGRYMAEYRSLRAKYSMLELCKTPELAAQVTLQPIDRFPLDAAIIFADILLPLEPMGLSLEFAEGEGPVIHNPVRDQADVERLKITDGGELEYVAEAIRQAQRALSGRVPLIGFAGAPFTLASYAIEGGSSRNYLRTKQMMYCEPKTWHRLMDKFARVITGYLRSQIKAGAQAIQLFDSWVGCLSVGDYVEYVLPHVQLIFEGLKREGVPMIHFGTGTSAMLRQMREAGGDVIGVDWRIHLDEAWANVGHDVAVQGNLDPLALYAPLHEIERRVEDILRRAGGRPGHIFNLGHGILPTTPIAHVAAAIDMVHKLSQRQER, encoded by the coding sequence ATGTTCAATGACCGATTCCTCAAAGCCTGCCGGCGTGAGCCGGTCGATTGTACGCCCGTCTGGTTCATGCGCCAGGCAGGCCGCTACATGGCCGAGTATCGGTCTCTCCGTGCCAAATATTCGATGCTGGAGTTGTGCAAAACGCCGGAGCTGGCGGCCCAAGTCACGCTCCAGCCGATCGACCGCTTTCCGCTCGATGCCGCTATTATTTTTGCCGACATCCTGTTACCGCTTGAACCGATGGGCCTCAGCCTGGAGTTTGCGGAAGGGGAAGGGCCAGTCATCCACAATCCGGTGCGAGACCAGGCAGACGTCGAGCGGCTGAAGATAACAGATGGGGGCGAACTTGAGTATGTGGCCGAAGCCATCCGTCAGGCTCAACGGGCGTTGAGCGGACGAGTGCCGTTGATCGGATTCGCCGGAGCACCGTTCACCCTCGCCAGCTATGCGATCGAGGGCGGAAGCTCGCGGAACTACCTGCGCACCAAACAGATGATGTACTGCGAGCCGAAGACGTGGCACCGGCTCATGGACAAGTTTGCGCGCGTCATCACCGGTTATCTGCGAAGCCAGATCAAGGCCGGAGCGCAGGCGATTCAATTGTTCGACAGTTGGGTGGGCTGCCTTTCGGTCGGCGACTACGTCGAATATGTGCTGCCGCATGTCCAATTGATTTTCGAGGGGTTGAAGCGGGAAGGCGTGCCGATGATTCACTTCGGCACTGGCACCTCGGCCATGCTTCGTCAGATGCGAGAAGCAGGAGGGGATGTCATCGGGGTCGACTGGCGGATCCATCTCGATGAAGCTTGGGCAAACGTGGGCCATGACGTGGCAGTCCAGGGGAATCTCGATCCATTAGCATTGTATGCACCGTTACATGAAATCGAACGGCGCGTCGAAGATATTCTGCGCCGGGCCGGCGGCCGTCCGGGCCACATCTTTAATTTGGGCCACGGGATCTTGCCCACCACTCCCATTGCCCATGTGGCAGCAGCCATCGATATGGTCCATAAACTGAGTCAACGACAGGAACGGTGA
- a CDS encoding SHOCT domain-containing protein, translating into MTAGGKDKRALSTPFLMITILAVAISFGATPASRVACGMCEEADRFVRLQISANDRPEESTQPFSHPFRWSAEQWKPILRSIYVQKIDQGLFFFSGRNGPKLQAFTPTEVDYLSETLTRAFAQAQPSEMVVFGLTSQKTREMTEITTGAWYVKDAQLHLILGNYREAVTMSSVRELLWQDPLHMIAGALYEFVPGPHQSLTGEGGIGTFLIPEAPQLALTYQQLLSDASRIDGGQEKGSSSSAHPDSSLEGKLKRLKQIHDEGLITDDEFAAKKKMLLDGF; encoded by the coding sequence ATGACAGCTGGTGGGAAAGACAAACGTGCTCTTTCAACTCCCTTCTTAATGATCACCATCCTGGCCGTTGCCATAAGTTTCGGGGCAACACCAGCCAGTCGCGTAGCCTGCGGGATGTGTGAAGAAGCGGATCGATTTGTCCGGCTACAGATTTCCGCGAATGATCGCCCCGAGGAAAGCACTCAACCTTTTTCCCACCCCTTCCGTTGGAGCGCTGAACAATGGAAACCGATCCTGCGCAGTATATATGTTCAAAAAATTGACCAGGGGCTATTCTTTTTTTCCGGTCGGAACGGGCCGAAGTTGCAGGCCTTTACACCGACTGAGGTGGACTATCTCAGCGAAACCCTGACACGAGCGTTTGCTCAGGCGCAGCCTTCGGAGATGGTGGTTTTCGGATTGACGAGCCAGAAGACACGAGAGATGACCGAAATTACGACGGGGGCCTGGTACGTGAAAGATGCACAACTGCATCTTATCCTAGGGAACTATCGCGAAGCCGTGACTATGTCGAGTGTCCGTGAACTGCTGTGGCAGGATCCACTGCACATGATCGCCGGGGCACTCTATGAATTTGTGCCGGGCCCACATCAGAGCTTGACTGGAGAAGGCGGGATTGGGACTTTTCTGATCCCTGAGGCTCCACAATTAGCCCTCACCTATCAGCAGCTCTTATCGGACGCTTCCCGGATAGACGGCGGCCAGGAGAAGGGATCGTCTTCTTCGGCTCACCCGGATTCTTCTCTCGAAGGGAAGCTGAAGCGGCTCAAACAGATTCACGACGAGGGTTTGATCACCGACGACGAATTTGCAGCGAAGAAGAAAATGCTCCTCGACGGGTTTTGA
- a CDS encoding cytochrome c has translation MHYRKLLGFFMLPAMMAVVTVAASAPREPAEDRVPSSAMKEALSYKAPFGEARTAPPEIVAAGKALFEGKGGGHLCHGISGKGDGPAAHMDKDPPSNFTNCAFQEEREDGELFWIIKSGSPGSGMQALIPALLSEEEGWKVVAYVRTFCIEHS, from the coding sequence ATGCACTACCGAAAGCTTCTAGGCTTCTTCATGCTCCCCGCCATGATGGCCGTGGTCACCGTAGCGGCTAGTGCCCCGCGCGAACCTGCCGAAGACCGAGTCCCTTCCTCCGCCATGAAGGAAGCCCTCAGCTATAAGGCCCCCTTTGGAGAGGCTCGCACAGCCCCGCCCGAAATCGTCGCAGCGGGTAAAGCGCTCTTCGAAGGCAAGGGGGGGGGTCATCTCTGCCACGGGATCAGCGGCAAAGGCGACGGGCCTGCAGCGCACATGGATAAAGACCCGCCAAGTAATTTCACGAACTGCGCCTTTCAGGAAGAGCGGGAAGACGGGGAACTGTTTTGGATTATCAAATCCGGCAGTCCAGGCTCAGGGATGCAAGCACTCATTCCCGCATTGTTGTCGGAGGAGGAAGGATGGAAGGTCGTGGCCTATGTCCGAACATTTTGCATTGAACATTCGTAG
- a CDS encoding sigma-54-dependent Fis family transcriptional regulator, with protein sequence MTEEWGAILVVDDDAEMRELVHDVLKDRGHQVTTAGSGQEALTLLSEQDYAVVLTDLRMKGLSGTELLVEIRRLYPDIGVVLMTAFGSVETAVEAMKLGAGDYLTKPVKNDELVRIVERCIRESSLRREVNRLRREVRREYSFHQIIGKSKPMQEIFDLIRRVADSPTNILITGESGTGKELVAKAIHYNSDRRDAPFIPVNCAAIPEQLLESELFGHMRGAFTDAKVDKRGLFEEAQKGTLFLDEISELPLMLQAKILRAIQEKEIRRVGANKPISVDVRIIAATNLKLTEEVKAKRFREDLYYRLNVIELRLPPLRERREDIPLLVNAFMKKYDESRGKQVQSVSESALAMLVDYAWPGNVRELENVIERAVTLSRNENIVPDDLPSMIQGARGDRRVLDDAAERTLPLDQVEKEYILKILEKTGGNKYQAAHALGIDRKTLYRKLAEIEGTPHPEE encoded by the coding sequence ATGACCGAAGAGTGGGGTGCAATTCTTGTTGTGGATGACGATGCGGAAATGCGGGAGCTCGTCCACGATGTGCTCAAGGACCGAGGTCATCAAGTCACAACGGCTGGGAGTGGACAGGAGGCCTTGACGCTGTTGAGCGAGCAGGATTATGCCGTCGTGTTGACGGATTTGCGGATGAAAGGGCTGTCGGGGACGGAGCTGTTGGTCGAGATCAGACGTCTCTACCCGGATATCGGGGTCGTTCTCATGACGGCCTTTGGATCGGTTGAGACAGCGGTCGAGGCCATGAAGCTGGGCGCCGGCGACTACTTGACCAAGCCGGTAAAAAACGATGAGTTGGTTCGCATCGTGGAGCGGTGCATCCGCGAATCGTCGTTACGGCGCGAGGTGAACAGGCTGCGGCGCGAGGTTCGCAGGGAGTACAGTTTTCATCAGATCATCGGCAAGAGCAAACCGATGCAGGAGATATTCGATCTGATCCGGCGCGTGGCCGATAGTCCGACGAATATCCTGATCACCGGCGAGAGCGGAACCGGCAAGGAGTTAGTGGCCAAGGCGATCCATTACAATAGCGATCGCCGGGATGCGCCGTTTATCCCCGTCAACTGCGCCGCCATTCCGGAACAGCTGCTCGAAAGCGAGTTGTTCGGCCACATGCGAGGCGCCTTTACGGATGCGAAGGTGGACAAACGCGGCCTCTTTGAGGAGGCGCAGAAGGGCACGCTGTTCCTCGACGAGATCAGCGAACTGCCGTTGATGCTGCAGGCCAAGATCTTGCGCGCGATCCAGGAGAAAGAGATTCGCCGCGTGGGGGCCAACAAACCGATTTCCGTCGATGTGCGCATCATTGCGGCCACGAATCTCAAGCTGACGGAAGAAGTTAAGGCCAAGCGCTTCCGGGAAGACTTGTATTACCGGCTCAATGTCATCGAGCTGCGGCTGCCTCCCTTGCGTGAGCGTCGAGAGGATATCCCGCTGCTCGTCAATGCCTTTATGAAGAAGTATGACGAGTCTCGCGGAAAACAGGTACAGAGCGTGAGCGAATCAGCGCTGGCGATGCTTGTGGATTATGCCTGGCCGGGCAACGTACGGGAACTGGAAAATGTGATCGAGCGGGCCGTCACGCTCAGCCGAAACGAGAACATCGTTCCTGATGATTTGCCGTCAATGATTCAAGGAGCCCGCGGCGATCGGCGCGTACTCGACGATGCAGCTGAACGGACGCTGCCATTGGATCAAGTGGAGAAGGAGTATATCCTCAAGATCCTCGAAAAGACCGGAGGCAACAAGTATCAAGCCGCTCACGCCCTTGGTATCGACCGTAAAACGTTGTATCGTAAGCTCGCCGAGATCGAAGGTACACCTCATCCAGAGGAATGA
- a CDS encoding PAS domain S-box protein yields MLKQFEAIVEASKDAIGYATVDGAILLVNRAFSELTGFSREELLRMNARDLIPEQQQARRDHAVAQVLQAGEPVEYEIDYLRKNGSQVPVSITVFALKGDDGKPTGLAAIVRDLTERKRAEEQFRLVVELSPNGMLMVDKSGTILLVNQQIEQLFGYERVELIGQPVEMLVPQRMRSNHAGDRDEFFAHAEHRGMGKGRDLSGVRKDGTEFPIEIGLSPIWVREGMRVLASVVDIGERKRAERLLQKERDFSDAVLETAGALVVVLDREGRILRFNRACEQTTGYMSEEVIGRYVWELFLSPDEVDGVRAVFERLRGGEPRNDYENYWKGKDGGLRRISWSNTILTDPSGRVEYVVAAGLDITDFKRMQEQLRWTERIAELGTLASGMAHEIGTPMNVILGRAEYLLNRTADEGMKRGLATIVTQVERITKVMNQLLAFARRKAPERRAIDLTEIVEESLEMFEERIAQSRITIAKTIEPSLPPVCADRDQLIQVLVNLVTNSLHAMPEGGRLELRLAREDSHLCLCLSDTGHGMPEEVRSKVFEPFFTTKDFGKGTGLGLTVVKGIIDEHNGTIAIESIVGKGTTFCIRLPLDKAPLKT; encoded by the coding sequence GTGCTGAAACAATTTGAAGCTATTGTCGAAGCATCGAAGGATGCGATCGGCTATGCAACAGTGGATGGGGCCATTCTCCTTGTCAATCGGGCCTTTTCCGAATTGACCGGCTTCTCAAGGGAGGAGTTGCTCAGGATGAATGCGCGCGACTTGATCCCCGAACAGCAGCAAGCACGACGGGACCATGCTGTAGCCCAGGTCCTCCAGGCCGGGGAGCCGGTTGAGTATGAAATTGACTACTTGCGGAAGAATGGCTCCCAAGTTCCCGTGTCCATCACCGTCTTTGCGTTGAAGGGGGATGATGGGAAGCCGACCGGTCTTGCGGCGATCGTACGCGATCTCACCGAGCGTAAGCGAGCGGAGGAACAATTTCGCCTCGTGGTCGAGTTGTCTCCGAATGGGATGTTGATGGTAGATAAAAGCGGTACCATTCTCCTGGTGAACCAGCAGATTGAGCAGCTGTTCGGCTATGAGCGGGTGGAATTGATCGGACAACCTGTTGAAATGCTTGTGCCGCAACGTATGCGGTCGAATCATGCCGGCGACCGGGACGAATTCTTCGCCCACGCAGAACATCGCGGAATGGGAAAAGGACGAGATCTTAGCGGTGTGCGAAAAGATGGAACAGAGTTTCCAATCGAGATCGGCCTCAGTCCGATCTGGGTGCGGGAGGGGATGCGAGTCTTAGCGTCGGTCGTGGATATCGGTGAGCGAAAACGGGCGGAACGGTTGCTTCAGAAAGAGCGGGACTTCAGCGACGCTGTGCTGGAGACAGCCGGGGCACTCGTGGTCGTGCTGGATCGGGAGGGGCGGATTCTGCGATTCAATCGCGCCTGTGAACAGACGACAGGCTACATGTCTGAAGAAGTGATAGGCCGATATGTATGGGAACTGTTCTTGTCTCCCGATGAAGTTGATGGAGTGAGGGCGGTGTTCGAGCGGCTCAGGGGCGGCGAGCCACGCAATGATTATGAAAATTACTGGAAAGGGAAGGATGGGGGTCTGAGGCGCATTTCCTGGTCGAATACGATACTGACGGATCCCAGCGGCAGGGTCGAGTACGTTGTGGCAGCCGGGCTCGACATTACCGACTTCAAACGCATGCAGGAACAGCTCCGTTGGACGGAGCGGATTGCAGAGCTTGGGACACTCGCCTCCGGCATGGCGCACGAAATCGGGACGCCGATGAACGTGATCCTCGGGCGTGCAGAATATCTGCTCAACCGCACCGCCGATGAAGGGATGAAGAGGGGCCTTGCCACGATCGTCACGCAGGTCGAACGAATCACCAAGGTGATGAACCAACTCCTGGCCTTTGCCAGGCGGAAGGCACCGGAGCGGCGGGCCATCGATCTGACTGAGATCGTGGAAGAGAGTCTGGAGATGTTCGAGGAAAGGATCGCTCAAAGCCGCATTACGATTGCCAAGACGATTGAGCCGTCATTGCCTCCTGTCTGTGCCGACCGGGACCAGCTCATCCAAGTGCTCGTCAATCTCGTGACGAATAGCCTCCATGCCATGCCGGAAGGAGGTCGGCTGGAGCTGCGCCTCGCTCGGGAGGACAGCCACCTCTGTCTCTGCCTATCCGATACAGGCCATGGGATGCCGGAGGAGGTCCGTTCGAAGGTATTCGAGCCATTTTTCACGACGAAAGATTTCGGCAAGGGGACCGGTCTAGGTCTCACGGTTGTGAAGGGTATCATCGACGAACATAACGGAACCATTGCGATAGAAAGCATTGTCGGCAAGGGTACGACGTTTTGCATCAGACTTCCCCTTGACAAAGCCCCGTTGAAAACGTGA
- a CDS encoding response regulator, translated as MMAEEKNQAVVLIVEDDREMRSLLCDELYDLGVSIRQAVDGDEALRLVLDARPSLILTDLRMPAGGLDYISRLRTFAPGVPMVLITSFGDPQTKADALAIGVEAYFDKPVRLSELRGAIQRLLGPSLSGKIH; from the coding sequence ATGATGGCAGAGGAGAAGAATCAGGCTGTGGTGCTCATCGTTGAAGATGATCGGGAGATGCGGAGTCTGCTCTGCGATGAATTGTACGATCTGGGGGTATCGATTCGACAAGCGGTTGATGGGGACGAGGCGCTGCGGTTGGTGCTGGATGCTCGCCCCTCACTCATCCTGACGGACCTTCGGATGCCGGCGGGGGGATTGGATTATATCTCTAGGCTCCGGACATTTGCTCCCGGGGTGCCGATGGTGCTAATTACCTCATTTGGAGATCCTCAGACGAAAGCTGATGCATTGGCCATCGGCGTCGAGGCCTACTTCGATAAGCCGGTCCGCCTCAGCGAACTACGAGGAGCCATACAGCGTCTCCTAGGCCCTTCATTGAGTGGGAAAATACACTGA
- a CDS encoding sigma-54-dependent Fis family transcriptional regulator, with the protein MAGSQKEISAVHPFTDPILVARLEAIKQIGGGFSERVAVLDREFNVVYANESAWSQEVPRSSGHQAKCYQAFAHRNDPCGTCPATKLYESSEVLSVACSSGGDGTACGMHQAFPLVSGSGKVESVLVLLKKLPKPVTETSSERAGEKKESKLDELIGTSEPMREILDMIQLVADSSATVLIQGESGTGKELVARTIHRTSYRREKPFVVVDCGSLPETLLESELFGHVKGAFTGAHASKQGLFEEADGGTIFLDEIADTTATFQAKLLRVLQEGEIKRVGGNQPIKIDVRVITATNKDLVDLVKAKTFRQDLYYRLAVLPLCLPPLRERREDIPLLAQHFVATSCARHRQLIRKVSPDAMRTLTQAQWPGNVRELQHYLERAVVTTIGPELSCKDLVAMGLEPAGQDLRTVTSGATRQAERAQIIQALQQTGGNRAKAAKLLKISRASLYNKLRTHGL; encoded by the coding sequence ATGGCCGGATCTCAAAAAGAAATTTCTGCAGTCCACCCCTTTACAGATCCCATCCTTGTAGCCCGCCTGGAGGCCATCAAACAGATAGGAGGCGGCTTCTCTGAGCGAGTGGCGGTGTTGGATCGCGAGTTCAATGTGGTCTACGCGAATGAATCCGCCTGGTCCCAGGAAGTACCTCGGTCGTCCGGCCATCAGGCAAAGTGCTATCAGGCCTTCGCCCATCGGAACGACCCCTGCGGCACCTGCCCTGCGACCAAATTATATGAATCGTCCGAGGTCCTGTCCGTAGCCTGTTCTTCCGGAGGGGACGGCACTGCCTGTGGGATGCATCAGGCCTTTCCGCTCGTCTCGGGCAGCGGAAAGGTCGAGTCTGTGCTGGTGTTGTTGAAGAAACTGCCGAAACCTGTAACGGAGACGAGCAGCGAGCGAGCGGGGGAGAAAAAAGAATCGAAGCTGGACGAGCTGATCGGCACGAGTGAGCCGATGCGAGAGATCCTCGACATGATACAGCTCGTGGCGGACAGTTCCGCAACTGTGTTGATTCAAGGAGAGAGCGGCACAGGCAAGGAACTGGTAGCCAGGACGATTCATCGCACCAGCTATCGACGGGAGAAGCCCTTCGTCGTGGTCGATTGCGGTTCGCTGCCGGAAACCCTGTTGGAGAGTGAGTTATTCGGCCACGTGAAGGGGGCCTTTACTGGGGCGCATGCCTCCAAACAGGGGCTGTTCGAAGAGGCGGATGGAGGGACGATCTTCCTGGATGAAATTGCCGACACGACTGCGACGTTTCAGGCCAAGCTGCTGCGGGTGCTTCAAGAGGGGGAGATCAAACGGGTTGGGGGGAACCAGCCGATCAAGATCGACGTGCGGGTCATTACAGCGACGAACAAAGATCTTGTCGACCTCGTGAAGGCCAAGACCTTTCGACAAGACCTGTATTACCGGCTTGCGGTGCTGCCCCTGTGTCTTCCGCCGCTCCGTGAGCGGCGCGAAGACATTCCGCTTCTGGCACAGCATTTCGTCGCGACGTCCTGCGCGCGCCACCGGCAGCTGATTCGAAAGGTCTCGCCCGATGCAATGCGAACGCTCACCCAGGCTCAATGGCCCGGCAATGTGCGGGAACTGCAACATTATCTCGAACGGGCAGTCGTTACCACTATCGGCCCCGAACTGAGTTGTAAGGACCTCGTAGCGATGGGTTTGGAGCCCGCAGGGCAGGATCTCCGCACCGTGACAAGCGGGGCCACCCGCCAGGCGGAACGTGCTCAGATTATTCAAGCTCTCCAGCAAACAGGCGGCAATCGCGCAAAGGCCGCAAAGCTGCTGAAGATTAGCAGGGCCAGTCTTTATAACAAGCTCCGTACACATGGACTGTGA
- a CDS encoding 2OG-Fe(II) oxygenase has protein sequence MRHLELSIEQEIARAIEGLDLTETRCCYREQNEFVVLDCFLTQPVVDQFLREVDLLTPDVNRNYVPGHKKGGSVSFYTVLHKAPAILSLYRSPALITFLSQLVDAPLMLCPEDDPHSCALYYYQQPGDHIGFHYDTSYYKGKRYTVLIGLVEQSEHCRLVARVRKRGKTEEIRETRIPMGSGTVVLFNGDKLWHAVTPLGKGEERIILTLQYVTNQEMGSFKRAFSNFKDAFAYFGPAALLRWNPSKGKG, from the coding sequence ATGCGGCATCTGGAACTCAGTATCGAGCAAGAGATTGCCCGTGCCATTGAGGGACTGGATCTCACAGAAACCCGCTGTTGCTACCGGGAGCAGAATGAGTTTGTCGTGCTGGATTGTTTTCTCACTCAGCCCGTGGTCGATCAGTTCCTCCGAGAGGTAGATCTGCTGACGCCCGATGTGAATCGGAACTACGTTCCCGGACACAAGAAGGGAGGCAGCGTCAGCTTCTATACGGTTCTTCACAAGGCGCCGGCCATCCTCTCCCTCTATCGCTCGCCGGCGTTGATCACGTTCCTGAGCCAGCTTGTGGATGCGCCCCTCATGCTCTGTCCCGAAGACGATCCCCATTCGTGCGCCCTCTACTACTACCAGCAACCAGGCGATCACATCGGTTTTCATTACGATACGTCCTACTACAAAGGGAAACGGTACACGGTATTGATCGGTCTGGTTGAGCAATCGGAACATTGCCGACTGGTCGCTCGCGTGCGGAAGCGCGGGAAGACCGAAGAAATCAGGGAAACGCGGATTCCCATGGGCTCTGGGACAGTCGTCCTCTTTAACGGCGACAAGCTCTGGCACGCTGTCACGCCCCTCGGAAAGGGCGAAGAACGGATCATTCTCACGTTGCAATACGTGACCAATCAAGAGATGGGGTCGTTCAAGCGAGCGTTCTCCAATTTCAAGGATGCGTTTGCCTACTTCGGGCCCGCCGCGCTGTTGCGGTGGAATCCGTCGAAGGGGAAAGGGTGA
- a CDS encoding Crp/Fnr family transcriptional regulator, with the protein MKRKSCLIGNCDTCTLRAQAVLCDLEGEDLEEFQHIKRSLDYESRQTVFYEGNLCLGLYLLCAGKVKLTRSSARGQRQIVRILGPGELIEKQGFGERVLHEVTCETLEPSRVCVIDKERYLAVIHRNPKLAIKLIQLLSHELGVNMDQLDQFTFKTARERLAGLLVELGDRFGGESADQVRVGLTLKREEVAEMAGITVETAIRLLSVFRDEGLLTIDGRAITLLKPDRLARIARR; encoded by the coding sequence ATGAAACGGAAGTCCTGTCTCATCGGGAATTGCGATACGTGCACACTCCGCGCGCAGGCGGTGTTGTGCGACCTCGAAGGCGAGGATCTCGAAGAATTTCAGCACATCAAACGCTCCCTCGATTACGAGTCTCGCCAGACTGTCTTTTACGAAGGCAACTTGTGCCTGGGCCTCTACTTGTTGTGTGCGGGCAAGGTCAAGCTGACTCGTTCTTCGGCGCGAGGCCAGCGGCAGATTGTCCGGATCTTGGGTCCTGGTGAGCTGATCGAGAAACAAGGATTCGGCGAGCGGGTGCTTCACGAGGTGACGTGCGAGACGTTGGAGCCATCTCGAGTCTGTGTCATCGACAAGGAGCGCTACCTCGCGGTGATCCACCGGAATCCCAAACTGGCGATCAAATTGATCCAACTCCTCAGTCATGAGCTTGGGGTAAATATGGATCAGCTCGACCAGTTCACGTTCAAGACCGCTCGCGAGCGGTTGGCCGGCCTGCTCGTGGAACTCGGTGACCGATTCGGGGGGGAAAGCGCCGATCAGGTCCGGGTTGGGCTCACTCTCAAGCGGGAAGAAGTAGCTGAGATGGCCGGGATCACGGTTGAAACCGCCATCCGCCTGCTCAGTGTGTTTCGGGATGAGGGATTGCTCACCATCGATGGAAGGGCTATCACGCTGCTGAAACCTGACCGTCTCGCCAGAATTGCCCGGCGCTGA